Proteins encoded within one genomic window of Raineyella fluvialis:
- a CDS encoding FtsX-like permease family protein, translating into MVKFNALLSRIVSLVTWSSMLIMVVVLYVLVRLVVARQRYSISLLKALGYSDRQVSRLYLDNYLWLVVGAMTVSIPVSLAIMSQVWRLMIVHLPLGIPFFVTLRDVAVMAGLALGAYAVVRLATSHDTRSVPVTEVLKFRE; encoded by the coding sequence GTGGTCAAGTTCAATGCGTTGCTCTCGCGCATCGTGTCGCTGGTCACCTGGTCGTCGATGTTGATCATGGTCGTCGTGCTCTACGTGCTCGTCCGTCTGGTCGTCGCCCGGCAGCGCTACTCGATCTCTCTGCTGAAGGCCCTCGGCTACTCCGACCGGCAGGTGAGCCGGCTCTACCTCGACAACTACCTGTGGCTGGTGGTCGGCGCGATGACCGTGTCCATCCCGGTGTCGCTCGCGATCATGAGCCAGGTCTGGCGGCTGATGATCGTCCACTTGCCCCTCGGCATCCCGTTCTTCGTCACGTTGCGCGACGTCGCGGTGATGGCTGGGTTGGCCCTCGGGGCGTACGCGGTGGTCCGGCTGGCCACCTCGCACGACACCCGATCGGTGCCGGTGACCGAGGTGCTGAAGTTCCGGGAGTGA
- a CDS encoding ABC transporter permease, producing the protein MTTHVASDTAVLLGRSLRHITRSLDTIITTTIMPIAFLLLFVYVFGGAITTGADRYVNYLLPGILLITIASGISYTAFRLFLDMKGGIVERFRSMPITRSSVLWAHVLTSLVANLVSVGIVILVGLLIGFRSGAGVLAWLAVVGILVLFTLALTWIAVIAGLTATSVDGASAFSYPLIFLPFISSAFVPTATMPGPVRAFAEHQPVTSIVNAIRDLFTQQPVGSDLWVALAWCVGILVVAYVLAGMAYRAKFS; encoded by the coding sequence ATGACCACACACGTCGCCAGCGACACCGCGGTGTTGCTCGGGCGGTCCCTGCGTCACATCACGCGCAGCCTGGACACCATCATCACCACGACCATCATGCCCATCGCCTTCCTGCTGCTGTTCGTCTACGTGTTCGGCGGCGCGATCACCACCGGGGCGGACCGCTACGTCAACTACCTGCTGCCGGGCATCCTGCTGATCACGATCGCCTCGGGCATCTCCTACACCGCCTTCCGGCTCTTCCTGGACATGAAGGGCGGGATCGTCGAGCGGTTCCGGTCCATGCCGATCACCCGATCATCCGTCTTGTGGGCCCACGTGCTGACGTCCCTGGTCGCCAATCTGGTCTCGGTCGGGATCGTCATCCTCGTGGGGCTCCTGATCGGCTTCCGCTCCGGAGCGGGGGTGCTGGCCTGGCTCGCGGTGGTCGGCATCCTGGTGCTCTTCACCCTGGCACTGACCTGGATCGCCGTCATCGCCGGGCTCACGGCGACGTCGGTGGACGGCGCGAGTGCGTTCTCCTACCCGCTGATCTTCCTGCCGTTCATCAGCTCGGCCTTCGTGCCCACCGCCACCATGCCCGGTCCGGTGCGTGCCTTCGCCGAGCACCAGCCGGTGACCTCCATCGTCAACGCGATCCGCGACCTGTTCACCCAGCAGCCCGTCGGCAGCGACCTCTGGGTCGCCCTCGCCTGGTGCGTCGGGATCCTCGTCGTCGCGTACGTCCTGGCCGGCATGGCCTATCGGGCGAAGTTCTCCTGA
- a CDS encoding ABC transporter ATP-binding protein yields MTAMAAIHAQGLTKSYKKLAVLQGVDVEVAPGTIFALLGSNGAGKTTVVKILATLLRPDAGSAAVNGFDVVTQSAQVRELISLTGQFAAVDDVLTGRENLVLVARLRHVKDPVAIADALLERFALTDAAARKVSTYSGGMRRRLDIAMSLIGAPPVVFLDEPTTGLDPQARQEVWRAVKSLAAGGTTVLLTTQYLDEAEQLADRIAILHEGRIIVNGTLAELRRLLPPATVEYVEKQPTLEDVFLALVGETTADGSAATQSKELR; encoded by the coding sequence ATGACTGCCATGGCCGCCATCCACGCGCAGGGCCTGACGAAGTCGTACAAGAAGCTGGCGGTGCTGCAGGGTGTCGACGTCGAGGTGGCGCCCGGCACCATCTTCGCGCTGCTCGGCTCGAACGGCGCCGGCAAGACCACGGTGGTGAAGATCCTCGCCACCCTGCTGAGGCCCGATGCGGGGAGCGCCGCCGTCAACGGCTTCGACGTGGTCACGCAGTCCGCGCAGGTGCGCGAGTTGATCAGCCTCACCGGACAGTTCGCCGCGGTCGACGACGTGCTCACTGGGCGGGAGAACCTTGTCCTGGTTGCTCGTCTGCGCCATGTCAAGGATCCGGTGGCCATCGCCGATGCGCTGCTGGAACGTTTCGCGTTGACGGATGCGGCGGCGCGGAAGGTGTCGACGTACTCGGGCGGTATGCGCCGACGGCTCGACATCGCCATGAGCCTGATCGGGGCTCCGCCGGTCGTCTTCCTCGACGAGCCGACGACCGGGCTCGATCCGCAGGCGCGTCAGGAGGTGTGGCGGGCCGTCAAGAGCCTCGCTGCCGGCGGCACCACGGTGTTGCTCACCACGCAGTATCTCGACGAGGCCGAGCAGCTCGCCGACCGGATCGCCATCCTCCACGAGGGACGGATCATCGTGAACGGCACGCTGGCCGAGCTCCGGCGACTGCTGCCGCCCGCCACGGTCGAGTACGTCGAGAAGCAGCCGACGCTCGAGGACGTCTTCCTCGCCCTCGTCGGCGAGACCACTGCCGACGGCAGCGCGGCGACCCAGAGCAAGGAACTCCGATGA
- a CDS encoding DUF1048 domain-containing protein, with amino-acid sequence MAAKWIEQLTGSLEQKKQYRAYRARLDALPEPYLTVAKALYRYFMYSAGTTDGDVAVTMLGDFTELWERAAIDATPVRDIVGEDPVEFAEAFVQAYVGKRWIDKERARLTETIERAERGDKK; translated from the coding sequence ATGGCAGCCAAATGGATCGAGCAGCTGACGGGATCGCTCGAGCAGAAGAAGCAGTACCGGGCCTACCGGGCCCGCCTCGATGCGCTTCCCGAGCCGTACCTCACGGTCGCGAAGGCCCTGTACCGGTACTTCATGTACAGCGCGGGCACCACCGACGGTGACGTCGCCGTGACGATGCTGGGAGATTTCACGGAACTCTGGGAGCGTGCGGCCATCGACGCGACACCCGTGCGCGACATCGTCGGCGAGGACCCGGTCGAGTTCGCCGAGGCTTTCGTCCAGGCCTACGTCGGAAAGCGATGGATCGACAAGGAACGGGCCCGGCTCACCGAGACGATCGAGCGGGCCGAACGAGGGGACAAGAAATGA
- a CDS encoding PadR family transcriptional regulator → MGKQLTEMLKGTLEGIVLALLSVRPAYGYEITAWLREQGFTEIAEGTIYALLVRIEQRGYVDVEKVPSEKGPPRKVYSLNGRGRDYLDEFWGTWSFLAERLEQLRQGGN, encoded by the coding sequence GTGGGCAAGCAGCTGACGGAAATGCTCAAGGGGACCCTGGAGGGCATCGTCCTCGCCCTCCTGTCCGTACGTCCCGCGTACGGGTACGAGATCACCGCCTGGTTGCGGGAACAGGGCTTCACCGAGATCGCCGAGGGCACGATCTACGCCCTGCTGGTCCGGATCGAGCAGCGTGGCTACGTCGACGTCGAGAAGGTCCCGTCAGAGAAGGGGCCACCGCGGAAGGTGTATTCGCTCAACGGCCGGGGACGGGATTACCTCGATGAGTTCTGGGGGACGTGGAGCTTCCTTGCAGAACGACTGGAACAGCTCCGCCAAGGAGGCAACTGA
- a CDS encoding DNA alkylation repair protein, which translates to MTQAATTPALAEVMAELAGLADPRIGEVNARHGDDHAVNLTALRALAKRLKTQQDLARLLWATGDSAARLLAILVCRPKAYERDELDAMVRGSRTPKVQDWLVGYVVKKSPHAESLRQAWLADPDPSVASAGWALTSERVRKSSAGLDLVALLDVIEAGMKDAPVRLQWAMNECLGHIGIEHAEHRARVVAIGERLAVLKDYPTPPGCTSPYVPLWVTEMVRRRAVPESTASSS; encoded by the coding sequence GTGACGCAGGCAGCGACGACGCCGGCGCTGGCCGAGGTGATGGCGGAGTTGGCAGGCCTCGCCGATCCGAGGATCGGCGAGGTCAACGCCAGACACGGTGACGACCATGCCGTGAACCTCACGGCCCTACGCGCCCTCGCCAAGCGGCTGAAGACCCAGCAGGACCTGGCCCGCCTACTCTGGGCGACCGGGGACTCGGCGGCGCGCCTACTGGCGATCCTGGTCTGCCGCCCGAAGGCGTACGAGCGCGACGAACTGGATGCGATGGTGCGCGGATCGCGTACGCCCAAGGTGCAGGACTGGCTCGTCGGCTACGTGGTGAAGAAGAGCCCCCACGCCGAATCCCTGCGGCAGGCGTGGCTTGCCGATCCTGATCCGTCGGTCGCCAGCGCCGGGTGGGCCCTGACCTCGGAGCGGGTGCGCAAGTCGTCAGCGGGGCTCGACCTGGTGGCCCTGCTCGACGTCATCGAGGCAGGAATGAAGGACGCCCCGGTACGGCTGCAATGGGCGATGAACGAGTGCCTCGGCCACATCGGGATCGAGCACGCCGAACATCGCGCCCGCGTGGTCGCCATCGGGGAGCGCCTGGCGGTGCTCAAGGACTACCCGACTCCCCCGGGCTGCACGTCTCCGTACGTGCCCCTCTGGGTCACCGAGATGGTCCGTCGGCGGGCCGTCCCGGAAAGCACTGCCTCGTCGAGCTGA
- a CDS encoding SPFH domain-containing protein, with protein sequence MNLVLVPIIVVAILVAFLVLGSVRVVPQARRYIIERFGRYRTTLQPGLNFIVPLADRINSRLDIREQVFTSAPQPVITQDNLVVNIDTVLYYQITDPRAAVYEVANYLQAIDQLTVTTLRNVIGSMDLERTLTSREEINAQLRTVLDDATGKWGIRMNRVEIKAIDPPATIKEAMEKQMRAERDKRATILHAEGERQAKILTAEGTRQQSILEAQGDQQAAILRADGEAKAIDLVFRAVHRNDADPKVLAYKYLEMLPQLAEGENNTLWVIPGELTRAIQTVTEAFSDRSRTEVHPPAPERPVEDDGPQGEEPEEDEGPTGLDDTTTPALTTGGLPVEDLVAPVEAPVPVADLSEEPR encoded by the coding sequence ATGAATCTGGTCCTGGTGCCGATCATTGTCGTGGCGATCCTGGTCGCCTTCCTCGTCCTGGGGAGCGTACGCGTGGTCCCCCAGGCCCGCCGGTACATCATCGAGCGGTTCGGGCGCTACCGAACGACCCTGCAACCGGGGCTGAATTTCATCGTGCCGCTGGCGGATCGGATCAACAGCCGCCTCGACATCCGGGAGCAGGTCTTCACCTCGGCACCCCAACCGGTGATCACCCAGGACAACCTGGTCGTCAACATCGACACCGTCCTGTACTACCAGATCACCGATCCGCGCGCCGCGGTCTACGAGGTGGCCAACTACCTTCAGGCCATCGACCAGTTGACGGTGACGACGCTGCGCAACGTGATCGGCAGCATGGACCTGGAGCGGACCTTGACGTCGCGTGAGGAGATCAACGCGCAGCTCCGGACGGTCCTCGACGACGCCACCGGCAAGTGGGGCATCCGGATGAACCGCGTCGAGATCAAGGCGATCGATCCCCCGGCCACCATCAAGGAGGCGATGGAGAAGCAGATGCGCGCCGAGCGTGACAAGCGCGCCACGATCCTGCACGCCGAAGGTGAACGGCAGGCGAAGATCCTGACAGCCGAAGGCACCAGGCAGCAGTCGATCCTCGAGGCGCAGGGCGACCAGCAGGCGGCGATCCTGCGGGCCGACGGCGAGGCGAAGGCCATCGACCTGGTCTTCCGAGCCGTTCATCGCAACGACGCCGACCCGAAGGTGTTGGCCTACAAGTATCTCGAGATGCTGCCGCAACTGGCCGAGGGTGAGAACAACACCCTCTGGGTCATCCCTGGCGAACTCACCCGGGCGATCCAGACCGTCACCGAGGCCTTCTCCGATCGGTCCCGTACGGAGGTGCACCCGCCGGCGCCCGAGCGCCCGGTCGAGGACGACGGACCCCAGGGGGAGGAACCGGAGGAGGACGAGGGGCCGACCGGGCTCGACGACACCACCACCCCTGCGCTGACCACCGGTGGCCTGCCGGTGGAGGATCTGGTCGCCCCGGTCGAGGCTCCCGTCCCGGTCGCCGACCTCTCCGAGGAACCGCGGTGA
- a CDS encoding NfeD family protein — protein MPWFLWLIAAGALGVLEVFTLTFAFGLLAAAALVAAVVSGLGGGLLAQVLAFSISGALGLLVIRPIAQRQLNTPPLSREGTEALIGRSAVVLQQVGATQGLVKIAGEEWSARSFDESQVIPEGTTVEVLEIDGARVVVYPRELLP, from the coding sequence ATGCCGTGGTTCCTGTGGTTGATCGCGGCTGGAGCGCTCGGTGTCCTGGAGGTGTTCACCCTCACCTTCGCGTTCGGACTGCTCGCCGCCGCCGCGCTGGTCGCCGCCGTGGTGTCCGGGCTCGGAGGCGGACTGCTGGCACAGGTCCTCGCCTTCTCGATCTCCGGGGCCCTCGGCCTGCTGGTCATCCGTCCCATCGCCCAGCGGCAGTTGAACACTCCCCCGTTGTCGCGTGAGGGCACCGAGGCACTGATCGGCCGCTCCGCGGTGGTGCTGCAGCAGGTCGGCGCGACGCAGGGCCTGGTCAAGATCGCGGGCGAGGAATGGTCCGCCCGCTCCTTCGACGAGTCGCAGGTCATCCCTGAGGGCACGACCGTCGAGGTCCTGGAGATCGACGGCGCTCGGGTGGTCGTCTACCCCCGCGAACTTCTACCGTGA
- the selB gene encoding selenocysteine-specific translation elongation factor — protein sequence MRVIATAGHVDHGKSTLVRALTGIEPDRWAEERARGLTIDLGFAWTRLASGEEVAFVDVPGHERFIANMLAGLGPVPAVMLVVAADEGWRAQSQEHLDAITALGISHGLLVITRKDLADPAPALGQARERLRSTPLAGCEAVSVSAMTGDGVEELRGALTRLIASLPAPAPSSRVRLWIDRSFTIRGAGTVVTGTLESGTLRVGDRVQLPGRTVGIRALESLGQDHPQVSAPARVAVNLRDVAADEVVRGDTLLTGAWHHSEVVDVALNPVPDRLPGHLMAHVGTTSRAVHVRLLGTRFARISWRAALPLQAGDRLVLRDPGQQRVLAGAVVLDADPPDLDRRGAARQRAAELEDASHHLDPAREVHRRGWMTRHDLQLLGGSPDEVLAGVHRSGHYLIDGEVWEGWAEALRQSVAAYAATNPLRPRMPMAAAAGVLGLPDRALLAPLAEDAGLELCEGHVARPGTRPTLGPAEPGLVEIERRLARQPFLAPERQELTELGLGPRQIAAAVSLGRLLDLGDQIVLAPTAPALAMRRLASLPQPFTTSEARQALDTTRRVVIPLLEHLDHRGWTRRLDAGHREVVR from the coding sequence ATGAGGGTGATCGCCACCGCCGGCCACGTCGACCACGGCAAGTCGACCCTGGTCAGGGCGCTGACCGGGATCGAGCCCGATCGCTGGGCCGAGGAGCGGGCGCGTGGTCTCACCATCGACCTCGGCTTCGCCTGGACGCGACTCGCGTCCGGCGAGGAGGTGGCGTTCGTCGACGTGCCGGGTCATGAGCGTTTCATCGCCAACATGCTGGCCGGGCTCGGACCCGTCCCCGCGGTGATGCTGGTCGTCGCGGCCGACGAGGGCTGGCGTGCCCAGAGCCAGGAGCACCTCGACGCCATCACCGCCCTCGGCATCTCCCACGGGCTCCTGGTCATCACGCGCAAGGATCTGGCCGACCCCGCCCCAGCGCTCGGGCAGGCCCGCGAGCGACTCCGGTCCACCCCGCTGGCCGGCTGCGAGGCGGTCAGTGTGTCGGCAATGACCGGCGACGGGGTCGAGGAGCTGCGTGGCGCGCTGACGCGGCTCATCGCAAGCCTGCCCGCACCGGCCCCGTCGAGCAGGGTCCGGTTGTGGATCGATCGTTCGTTCACCATCCGGGGTGCCGGCACTGTTGTCACCGGCACTCTGGAATCCGGCACCCTGCGGGTCGGGGACCGCGTCCAGCTGCCCGGTCGTACGGTCGGCATCCGCGCTCTCGAGAGCCTTGGCCAGGACCATCCGCAGGTGTCGGCTCCGGCGCGCGTGGCGGTGAACCTGCGCGACGTCGCCGCAGACGAGGTGGTGCGCGGCGACACGCTGCTCACGGGGGCCTGGCATCACAGCGAGGTCGTCGACGTGGCCCTGAATCCCGTCCCCGACCGGCTTCCCGGCCACCTGATGGCCCACGTCGGCACGACCTCCCGGGCGGTGCACGTCCGTCTGCTGGGGACCCGCTTCGCCCGGATCAGTTGGCGGGCGGCGCTGCCGCTGCAGGCAGGTGACCGTCTGGTGCTCCGCGACCCGGGGCAGCAGCGCGTGCTGGCCGGTGCTGTGGTCCTCGACGCCGACCCGCCGGACCTCGACCGGCGCGGCGCCGCCCGGCAGCGGGCAGCGGAGCTGGAAGACGCCTCCCACCACCTGGATCCCGCGCGGGAGGTGCATCGGCGCGGCTGGATGACCCGCCACGATCTGCAGCTCCTCGGCGGATCCCCGGACGAGGTACTGGCCGGCGTTCACCGCAGCGGTCACTACCTGATCGACGGAGAGGTCTGGGAGGGCTGGGCTGAGGCCCTGCGCCAGAGCGTCGCCGCGTACGCCGCGACCAACCCGTTGCGTCCCCGGATGCCGATGGCTGCCGCCGCCGGTGTCCTCGGCCTGCCCGACCGTGCCCTGCTGGCACCCTTGGCAGAGGACGCGGGCCTGGAGCTGTGTGAGGGCCACGTCGCCCGGCCCGGCACCCGGCCCACCCTGGGGCCGGCCGAACCCGGATTGGTGGAGATCGAGCGCAGGCTGGCTCGACAGCCGTTCCTGGCCCCGGAGCGGCAGGAGCTGACGGAGCTGGGGCTGGGCCCGCGCCAGATCGCTGCGGCGGTGAGCCTGGGCAGGTTACTCGACCTCGGCGATCAGATCGTGCTGGCCCCGACGGCCCCCGCACTCGCCATGCGGCGACTCGCGAGCCTGCCCCAGCCCTTCACCACCAGCGAGGCCCGGCAGGCTCTCGATACGACGCGCCGGGTCGTCATCCCGCTGCTGGAGCACCTCGATCATCGTGGCTGGACCCGGCGCCTCGACGCCGGGCACCGCGAGGTGGTCCGCTGA